From the genome of Pseudomonas bubulae:
GAACTGGCTGGGCACCGACGACCAGGGCCGCGACGTGCTGGCCCGAGTGATTTATGGCTTTCGCATATCGGTGCTGTTCGCCCTGACCCTGACGGTACTGAGCTCCATCATCGGCGTGATCGCCGGGGCCTTGCAGGGCTTTTATGGTGGCTGGGTCGACCTGGCCGGTCAGCGCTTTCTGGAAATCTGGTCAGGCTTGCCCGTGTTGTACCTGCTGATCATTCTCGCCAGTTTTGTGCAGCCCAATTTCTGGTGGCTGCTGGGCATCATGCTGCTGTTCTCGTGGATGAGCCTGGTGGACGTCGTGCGCGCCGAATTCCTGCGTGGGCGCAATCTGGAGTATGTGCGCGCCGCCCGCGCCCTGGGCATGCAGGACATGGCCATCATGTACCGCCACATCCTGCCCAACGCCATGGTCTCCACCATGACCTTTATGCCGTTTATCCTCACTGGCGCCATCGGCACCCTCACTGCCCTGGACTTCCTGGGCTTCGGCCTGCCCCCGGGCGCGCCGTCGCTGGGCGAACTGGTGGCCCAGGGCAAGTCCAACCTGCAAGCGCCCTGGCTGGGCATCAGTGCATTCGCAGTGCTGGCCATCATGCTCAGCCTGCTGGTGTTTATCGGTGAGTCCGCTCGCGATGCCTTCGACCCGAGGAAATAAGATGACGCAGGACAATCTGATCGAAGTGCGCGACCTCAGCGTCGAGTTTGTAGCGGGTGACACACCGCAGCGGGTGGTGCAAGGCGTCAGTTTTGATATCAGGCGCGGCGAAACCCTGGCCCTGGTGGGCGAAAGCGGTTCGGGCAAATCGGTGACCGCGCACTCGATCCTCAGGTTGCTGCCCTACCCCCTTGCACGCCACCCCAGCGGCAGCATCGCCTACGGCGGCGAGGATTTGCTCAGCGTGGACGAGAAAAAGCTGCGCAACATTCGCGGCAACCGCATTGCGATGATTTTTCAGGAGCCCATGACCTCCCTGAACCCGCTGCACAGCATTGAAAAACAAATCAATGAGGTGCTCGGCATTCACAAGGGGATCACAGGCAAGGCCGCTACCCTGCGCACCCTGGAGCTTCTGGAGCTGGTAGGCATACCCGAGCCTCACAAACGCCTCAAGGCGCTGCCACACGAGCTCTCAGGGGGCCAGAGGCAGCGCGTGATGATTGCCATGGCCCTGGCCAATGAACCCGAACTGCTGATTGCCGACGAACCTACCACCGCCCTGGACGTGACCGTTCAGCTTAAAATCCTCGACTTGCTCAAGGATCTGCAAGCCCGCCTGGGCATGTCGTTGTTACTGATCAGTCACGATTTGAACCTTGTACGAAGAATTGCGCATCGCGTATGTGTCATGCAGCGCGGTTTAATCGTCGAACAAGCATCGTGCGAGCAGCTGTTCCGTTCGCCGCAGCATCCTTACACCCGGGAACTGCTCAGCGCAGAGCCCAGCGGAGGCCCGGCCAGCACCATTGCCGGTCCGCCATTGCTGCAAGTCGAGGACCTGAAGGTATGGTTCCCGATCAAGAAAGGCCTGCTGCGCAAGACCGTCGATTACGTGAAAGCGGTGGACGGTATCAATTTCAGCTTGCCCCAGGGGCAGACCCTGGGAATTGTGGGTGAAAGCGGATCGGGCAAATCAACGCTGGGCTTGGCGATTTTGCGTCTGATTGCCAGCAAGGGCCTGATCAGCTTTGAAGGCAAACGGCTAGACTGTCTGTCACAGAAAGAAGTCAGGCCATTGCGACGGGAAATGCAGGTGGTATTCCAGGACCCGTTTGGCAGTCTCAGCCCGCGCATGAGCGTCAGCGAGATTGTCGGTGAAGGGTTGCGCATTCACCGTATGGGCACCGAAGCGGAACAGGAAAGTGCAATTATTGAAGCCTTGCGAGAAGTAGGTCTGGATCCGGAAACCCGGCACCGTTACCCTCACGAGTTTTCAGGCGGACAACGGCAAAGAATCGCCATTGCCCGCGCACTGGTGTTAAAGCCGGAGTTGATATTGCTGGACGAGCCAACCTCTGCGCTGGACCGCACAGTACAACGCCAGGTTGTTGAACTGCTGCGCTCACTGCAAGCCAGGCACAACCTGACGTATTTGTTTATCAGCCATGACCTGGCTGTCGTCAAAGCGCTGAGCCACCAGTTGATGGTGGTCAAGCATGGCCAAGTGGTCGAACAGGGTGATGCGCAAAGTATCTTTGCCTCACCGCAACATCCATATACACAACAGCTGCTGGAAGCCGCCTTTTTGGCACCAGTGGCTGTCGATTAACCTGATAGAGGAACAACACATGGGTTTTCTCACCGGTAAGCGCGTACTGATCGTTGGTGTCGCTAGCAAATTGTCCATCGCTTCTGGCATTGCTGCCGCCATGCACCGTGAAGGCGCCGAGCTGGCTTTCACTTATCAGAACGAAAAGCTGAAAGGTCGTGTTGAAGAATTCGCCGCAGGCTGGGGTTCGAACCCTGAGCTGTGCTTCCCTTGCGACGTTGCCAGCGATGAAGAAATCGCCAAGGTCTTCGAAGACCTGAGCAAGAAGTGGGACGGTCTGGACTGCATCGTTCACTCAGTAGGTTTCGCTCCTGGCGACCAGCTGGATGGCGATTTCA
Proteins encoded in this window:
- a CDS encoding ABC transporter ATP-binding protein — encoded protein: MTQDNLIEVRDLSVEFVAGDTPQRVVQGVSFDIRRGETLALVGESGSGKSVTAHSILRLLPYPLARHPSGSIAYGGEDLLSVDEKKLRNIRGNRIAMIFQEPMTSLNPLHSIEKQINEVLGIHKGITGKAATLRTLELLELVGIPEPHKRLKALPHELSGGQRQRVMIAMALANEPELLIADEPTTALDVTVQLKILDLLKDLQARLGMSLLLISHDLNLVRRIAHRVCVMQRGLIVEQASCEQLFRSPQHPYTRELLSAEPSGGPASTIAGPPLLQVEDLKVWFPIKKGLLRKTVDYVKAVDGINFSLPQGQTLGIVGESGSGKSTLGLAILRLIASKGLISFEGKRLDCLSQKEVRPLRREMQVVFQDPFGSLSPRMSVSEIVGEGLRIHRMGTEAEQESAIIEALREVGLDPETRHRYPHEFSGGQRQRIAIARALVLKPELILLDEPTSALDRTVQRQVVELLRSLQARHNLTYLFISHDLAVVKALSHQLMVVKHGQVVEQGDAQSIFASPQHPYTQQLLEAAFLAPVAVD
- a CDS encoding ABC transporter permease; its protein translation is MKLSPLNRRRFARFKANKRGWWSLWIFLVLFGLSLNAEFIANDKPLVINYDGEWYFPALKRYPETDFGGEFPLEANYKSPYIRELLAKKDAWVVWPPIPYSYQSINYDLKVPAPAPPSAENWLGTDDQGRDVLARVIYGFRISVLFALTLTVLSSIIGVIAGALQGFYGGWVDLAGQRFLEIWSGLPVLYLLIILASFVQPNFWWLLGIMLLFSWMSLVDVVRAEFLRGRNLEYVRAARALGMQDMAIMYRHILPNAMVSTMTFMPFILTGAIGTLTALDFLGFGLPPGAPSLGELVAQGKSNLQAPWLGISAFAVLAIMLSLLVFIGESARDAFDPRK